One window of Etheostoma spectabile isolate EspeVRDwgs_2016 chromosome 6, UIUC_Espe_1.0, whole genome shotgun sequence genomic DNA carries:
- the LOC116691638 gene encoding uncharacterized protein LOC116691638 — protein MNLVKNKTLHPHLRDEEALVVENAIRLAIDSIINVLYGVNSSRNHEYQRLVADRDKEIQRLEDRLTEIEHELQVLRLQGCPCGLFGKDNSLVGSQRSGEPQTGQPSGFEPCCVDTEMPAEQRDCEMSISFGLFARPPSHVSSQSHESALPSSPSRMALETSTSHSLESSGASEAARNLPTSPSSLVIKEEPCDIDTVLIKWEMSEERIGEHQESTSSPCQEKESPSVKKKLENRGRRMFKEKPHADPDEQCDPHEEHPRNKKKGVPMSELSDEAQRLKRAAWRAASRRYYARKIARQQANPTRSGHFPFPSRSGPFPPHSDTGYSQPISFVDKKRTLVSELPEESQSLQSEAWRAASRRYYAQKSAEPRTESTQYAHLLQNIEPSGETLGPSTGGSNTNSGEIMCS, from the exons ATGAATTTGGTGAAAAACAAAACGTTGCACCCACACTTGCGCGACGAGGAAGCTCTTGTGGTGGAAAACGCCATCCGGCTGGCGATAGACTCGATAATAAACGTGCTTTACGGTGTCAACAGTTCCAGGAATCATGAGTACCAGCGGTTGGTGGCTGACAGGGACAAAGAGATCCAGCGGCTGGAGGACAGGCTGACAGAGATAGAGCACGAGCTGCAGGTGCTGCGCCTACAGGGCTGCCCCTGCGGGCTGTTTGGAAAAGACAACAGCCTCGTTGGATCCCAGCGCTCCGGTGAGCCGCAGACGGGACAGCCCAGCGGGTTTGAACCATGCTGCGTTGACACTGAGATGCCAGCGGAGCAGCGTGATTGTGAAATGAGCATCTCTT ttGGCCTTTTTGCAAGACCCCCCTCACATGTGTCCTCCCAAAGCCACGAGTCAGCTCTCCCATCATCCCCCAGCAGAATGGCACTGGAAACCAGCACCTCCCACTCCTTAGAGTCCTCCGGTGCATCAGAGGCAGCCAGGAATCTGCCTACATCTCCCAGCAGCCTTGTCATCAAAGAGGAGCCATGTGATATCGACACAGTTTTAATCAAGTGGGAAATGAGTGAAGAGAGAATCGGGGAGCATCAGGAGAGTACAAGCAGTCCGTGTCAGGAAAAAGAGAGCCCCAGTGTAAAAA AAAAACTGGAGAACAGAGGGAGAAGGATGTTTAAAGAGAAACCTCATGCAGATCCAGACGAACAATGCGACCCTCACGAAGAACACCCGAG GAACAAGAAGAAAGGCGTGCCGATGTCAGAGCTGTCAGATGAGGCTCAGAGACTAAAAAGGGCAGCttggagagcagcttcaaggcgGTACTACGCCCGAAAAATAGCCCGCCAACAGGCAAACCCCACACGCTCTGGCCACTTCCCCTTCCCCTCACGCTCTGGCCCCTTCCCCCCACACTCCGACACTGGGTATTCACAACCCATCTCTTTTGTGGATAAGAAAAGGACGTTAGTATCTGAGTTACCTGAAGAGTCTCAGTCGTTGCAGAGCGAGGCGTGGCGAGCCGCGTCCAGGAGGTACTACGCTCAAAAAAGCGCTGAACCTCGGACCGAGTCCACACAGTATGCACACCTGCTCCAGAACATAGAGCCGTCTGGAGAAACACTTGGACCCAGCACCGGAGGCTCCAACACCAACAGTGGAGAAATAATGTGCAGCTGA